The Raphanus sativus cultivar WK10039 unplaced genomic scaffold, ASM80110v3 Scaffold3510, whole genome shotgun sequence genomic sequence TGAGGGAACAGTGAAAAGTTTTGATTCAGAGTAAATGATGCAGGATCATCCTTCCGGTAATCACCAAATTTGGAACAGAGACGAATAAGGTTCCTGTCTAGCCATCGAGTAGCATCAAACCCCTCCTGAGAAAACATAGTTAATAAGTTTTGTAACCAAAGATAAACTATGGTGAAGAGAATCTTCTCCCAGTGAAGAATGAAAATCCAAGAATGTTAATATTTACCTCTGTTTCCATCTTAAAGGAAGCTAGTCTGGCCACCACGACAGCAGCAGTTTCTTGATCAAAACCTTGCACCAGTTCCTGAAGATTTTACACACCTCATTAGCTAAATGGACTACCGAGTGTTTCTAGGAAGCCAAAGCatcaaagacaaaaacaaaaatgcaaAGGCATTGGACCAGGATACATTGACTAGTGATTTTAGAAACCATAAGGTTAGCAGTATCCAAGTAAATTCCAGAAAATAATGTGGAATAGTACTGACCTCTGTGCTAAGAGCAGTATCTACCCATTGTCTGGTAACAGTAGTAACTCGAAGTAATGATTTACCTTCTGGATTCTGGTAGCTGcaatcatatatttttcaattagaTTGGTGAACATGCTCAAACCCGGAATAGCATGAAGAGGATATACCTTGTCATAAACTGTATATATAGCTGGTTATTTACAGCTCCAGGATTAGTTGATTGATCACTTGAAGAAAGATCAAAGAAGACTGTCAGACAAGTACTTTTGTCGAGACCACACATCTTCCATGCTGTAGTATTCCCCTCCCCAACAACTGTATCAGCAACGCTAGGGCCTTTCTGCAAGTTTCCCCCCAGAAAAGCATAACTGTTAGGGTTATCTACCATAATTTGAAGACAAAAAACTTCCGAGTATGAGTAGTTTCAACCTTTTGCAATGACGCGCAAGGTCCAATAATCCCTTGGATTTTTATGTCCTTGGAACAGTTGATCTCAAGTGTACCACTgaaatggtatttttgaaaatgagtAAGAATGCCACTCACTAGCTAAAGAACTTGAATTATAGCAATGCATGGACAAATGAAATATCAGCTCACTTGAAACAAAGGCCGAGAGACTGTTCGCCACCTTCAAACACTCGCTTGAAGGAATCCTTGAATACAGAATGACCAAAACTTTCTGATAAGACAACAAGTCCTCCAGTTCTTTCAACCGCAGCTTTCATTTCAGCAACACCAACCTAATATTCGACACACATTAAAACAAAAGCAATATACAGATTAAAGCAGAGTAGGAAAGAATTTCAcattcaggaaaaaaaaagaaatacctGATCAAGTGCGGATGCAAAAAGGTCAAGTACATGTCCTTGGTTAACCAATTGGTTGGCGAGACCATCATAAAACTTCTCTGCTTTCTTATAGAATGGAGCAGCATCTTTATCCAGGTCTTTATGTGAACGCAAAGGCTCTGAAAGATCCTTTGACACAATCTGCAGAAGCCAAACATAAGACTTACTTAAAAGAAGAACTTCGTCTCAAGAGGCAAAACTCACAATCGCTTCATATTTAAAGCAACATATCGCTTCATCCGATTTAGGCTACATAGGGCATCTGATATTCTGATGCTTCTCTATCTCTCATATCATAGCCAGTTGTTACCGTTACCATTTCAATACTCGACACTCACCAAATTCTACAAAGCAAACACTAGAAAGAAGGGCGTTAAAGAAATGGAGTTACCGTGCCTGGTCCCTCAGAGCAAGGCCCTCCAACTAAAGCCACGATCCTAGCCCCAGTTCCAGGTAAACAAGCTCCAAGCAGACCCGTCGCCACACTCAAAGCCACTCCCGTGCACCTCGACTGACGACGTCCACTCTGAACAGGCCACTGATCCGTCTGTAGCTCATCCAACAGCTACACaacccaaaaaaacaaaaacaattatataaaattacattaGTAAACCAGAACGAGCTTTCTGGTGATAAAGGGGTTGCGGCTGTAACTAACTAACCGAATCAATGGTGAATTCACACTCAGAAGCAGGCAACAAGAACCTACTAACACCAGAAGAGCCATCTCTCCCCATAGGAAACCCACCAGCATGTCCCCCCCTCCTCCCAGAAACGCCAAGCCCTAACTGCTCCAAAACCTGATCTCTCGAAATCTCCTTATCCCCTCTAAACACATAAACTTTCGTCAGATCAGAATACCCCAACTCATGCACACGCGCCTGCGTCCCGAACGACACAAACCCAACGAGCGCGTTCTCCGGAAGCAGCCCAACCGCCCTCCTAACCGCACACTTGGCGTACCCAAACTCCTCCTCGATCATACACGTGTCCAGCACGAAAACAAACACCGAAGAAGGCTGGGAGGAGGAGCCCTGGGCATCAGTGGGCTGAGAAGGCATGGCGTACTCGACGGTGGTGTACTGAGGGTAGAGCTCGCAGGGGAGGTTGGTCTCGGAGATGACGTGGTAGTGAGGAGGGAAGTGGTTGCGCTGGAAGCAGATGGGGCAGATCCAGATCTTGGCGTCGAAGTCGACTCGCGCGAAGGGGTTGAGAGCGGCGGAGCAGGTTCGGCAGCGGAGAGGGGCGTAGGGGACGGACTGGATGTCGCGGTGGTAGCGGATCGGGGAGATGCAGGCCGCCACGGGGACGACGCACTTGCTGGCCTCGACTTTGTTGCGTGGCCAGACGTTCCACGTCATCCGGACTCCGTCGATTCCTTCCGGATCCATGCTCTCCATCTCTGACATTCTTGATTTGATTGATTTGATAGATCGAagggaggaggaagagagaatGATTCAACAACACTTGGAAGAAACGTAGAGAGAGATattattgataaatatataaacgtTTTGGTTGCACTAAAACGACGTAGCTTTGATCGTGTTGCAGAACAAAAACGACGTAGCTTTgatcattttaataaaactatacatGCATCTCTATAAAAAGAGAATTAAATGCTGAGATACTCTTATTACACTATCATTTAATTTATAAGCTCAAAATTAGTAGGACACGTTGTGAGCATTTTAGTTTCATGACATATAAATGAATGACATTAACATAACAAACATGTACCATCATCATATATACATTGATTAACCTCAAGGTTAAGCAAGCATGACACGTGTGAAGAAAGTAACTTGTGCACTGGTGGTTTGGTCGAGATAGACGGCAAAGTGTTACAAGTCGTGCATGAAGTGTTACAAGTAGAATGTGTGTTTAAGACATCTCTAAATTGATCACAGCTGCGTCTTCCTGTGTAACTACATATATATGATCAGAGCCTCATGCTCcattcatattaacaaaaaagctaactaaatgtttttataaaatatgcataatTAATTCTATCTGGACTAGGGTTAAAAGGATAGTAATTAGCATATGTTATAACCGTTAATGgcaaatttttcattttaatatgaTGGACAGTGTGCAGTAAAGGAATTGTCATAGAAATACTCGATTTCGTATGACATGTAGTTTGAAAGTTACATGAACTATTGCATGTAACagattttctttcaaaaaagtTATAAACATAACGAGTGGTCCATGGTGAAATAAATAttgtacaaataaaataaaacagtaagtgaattaattatagaaaaaacagaaaaagtaaATTAGAAAAGGCTTTCTTCCTGCAAGTACACAAGTACCTTGACTTGGCAAGTTTCcattattttgtttcctaaaaatggaaacttgaAAGAAGAACTTGGTAAATAACCTTGAGTGGCTCTGCTCTCTCTTTAATGGTGGAGAGATTGGAGAAAAATATTTAGGAgactttttctttcttattcatCACAACACTTGCGAATAATGTCACGGCGCATCATCCGTCTCCTCAAGCTCTCTTCTAGGAACAACAATGCTTTCGTATGTAAAAGCTTCTCTCTCTATTATTACTTATGTATTAGACTATTAGCTAGGTTTGTTCAGAGGCTTT encodes the following:
- the LOC108819038 gene encoding protein transport protein SEC23 B, translated to MSEMESMDPEGIDGVRMTWNVWPRNKVEASKCVVPVAACISPIRYHRDIQSVPYAPLRCRTCSAALNPFARVDFDAKIWICPICFQRNHFPPHYHVISETNLPCELYPQYTTVEYAMPSQPTDAQGSSSQPSSVFVFVLDTCMIEEEFGYAKCAVRRAVGLLPENALVGFVSFGTQARVHELGYSDLTKVYVFRGDKEISRDQVLEQLGLGVSGRRGGHAGGFPMGRDGSSGVSRFLLPASECEFTIDSLLDELQTDQWPVQSGRRQSRCTGVALSVATGLLGACLPGTGARIVALVGGPCSEGPGTIVSKDLSEPLRSHKDLDKDAAPFYKKAEKFYDGLANQLVNQGHVLDLFASALDQVGVAEMKAAVERTGGLVVLSESFGHSVFKDSFKRVFEGGEQSLGLCFNGTLEINCSKDIKIQGIIGPCASLQKKGPSVADTVVGEGNTTAWKMCGLDKSTCLTVFFDLSSSDQSTNPGAVNNQLYIQFMTSYQNPEGKSLLRVTTVTRQWVDTALSTEELVQGFDQETAAVVVARLASFKMETEEGFDATRWLDRNLIRLCSKFGDYRKDDPASFTLNQNFSLFPQFTFNLRRSQFVQVFNNSPDETAYNRMLLNRENISNAAVMIQPSLTTYSFSTLPQPALLDVASIAADRILLLDSYISVVIFHGMTIAQWRNLGYQNQPEHQAFAQLLEAPQEDAQMIVRERFPVPRLVVCDQHGSQARFLLAKLNPSATYNNPSEMNAGSDVIFTDDVSLQVFFQHLQKLAVQS